GGACGTTCGCCGGTCGGTTTCGACTAAGAAAATCGTGGAAGAGATCGGAAAATGACTCCATCGCTTGCACAATTGGCCGAGTTAGTCCGTCAGGCTGAAGCGAAGACCCGCGCCCGGAAGATCGAGGCGGAGACCCGGCAGGCGGCCGAGCACTTTCGCGAGGCCGAGGCGCGGTCGCGTCAGGCGTTGGAGCGAATGCGAAACGCCCGACCGGCCTCGAGTCGGGCGTTGGAGCAGGCCGACTCCGACGAGCAGTTGTTGAAGGATTTGGTCCGCAAGCTGGCCCAGTTCAAGTCGTCGCTGTCCTCCGACGCCGACGCCGAGCAACTCATCGCCACCTCACAGGCCGAGATCGAGCGCATCCGCAAGGAGGCGAGGACCGAGCTAGAGGCGGCGACCCGCGAGCTGGAGGAGTGCCGCCGCGAGCTTCGCACGGCCGTCGACGCCTATCGGCAGCTTCGCCGCGAACTGGAGCGGCTCCAGCCCGAATTGGTGGAGGCGTTCGCCGCCGAGGACCGCCTCCTCTGGGACGCCGAGAGCCATTTCCCCGGCGGCCAGCTCCAGCTTCTGGCCCACGAGGTCGAGGCCGGCCTGAACGCTTACCCCCACCTGGCGAAACTGGAGCAGTACGCCCGGTTGAAGGTCTGGATCGGTCGGTTCCGCTACCACCAGGCCGGGCCCGATCGCGAGTCCGAAAACGCCGAGGAGATCCAGACCCTCGCCCACAAGGTCTTCCACCAGCTCAAGTGGCTCTCCCGCCAGTATGAGCCCGGCTACATCGAAGCCTTCCGTCAGGACTTCTCCACCGACTGGGCCGCCTACGTCGCCGAGGCGCAGGACCAGCTCGTCCACGCCATGGAAACCCAACGCCTCGCCCGCGCCCGCCGCGAGGACGAGGCGGAGGAGGCCGCCGCGGAGGCCTGATCCGAGGTTTCGAGTCCTGGGCGGCCCGCGGTCGAGTTGGGCCGCCCAGTTCCTCGCGTCACGCTCAGATGATGGTTTCGGTCGCCGGGTCCCAGTGGACCGTCGTGCCGCGGCGGTAGGCTTCGACGGCCATCCGGCAGGCGACGGCGGTGCGGAAGCCCAGCTCGAACGGGGACGTCGGCTCGCTGCGGGTGCGGACGCAGTCGAAGAAATTCCGCATGTGGACGTCGGTCGGGTTGTGGACCTTGCCGGCGAGGGCCGTCTCGTCGAGCTTCCCCTTGGCGGGGACGACGGTCATGTTGTCGGCCAGGGTGTGGACGAGGGTCCCCTTGCTGCCGAAGAGCGTGTTACGGCCTTCGCCGTAGAAGCCGTTGTTGAACATCGACGTGAAGGAGAAGAGCAGATTCTCCGGATGCTTCATCGTCACCGTGAAGGCGTCCGGCGGGCTCATCTTCGGCGACTGATAGTTGCCGCCCAGCGAGGTCACGCTCTGCGGGATCGACAGATCCAGCGAGGCGAACCAGAAGGCGGCGATGTGCACCATGTTCTCGAACACGTTGCCGCCGGAGTAATCCCAGTAGAACCGCCAGTTGAAGTAGCGGTCGGCGTCGAAGGGAACGCGCTTGGCGTCGCCCTGGAAGGCCTCCCAGTCGACCTGGGAACGGTCGAAGCCCGTGGGGATCTCCCGCGTCCAGCCGCCGTAGGGGGTCTGGCGGAAGTGGTGGGTCTCCAGCATGGAGATCGTCCCCAACTCGCCCGACTTCACGTGCTCGCGAACTTTCTGCACGCCGCCGCTGGAGTTCCACTGGAGCCCCACCTGCACGACCCGCCCGGAGCCGTCCAAAGCGTTGCGCATCCGGCGGGCGTGGTCGGCGTCGAACGCCATCGTCTTTTCTTGATAGACGTCCTTGCCGGCGGCGATCGCATCAACGAAATGTCGCGCGTGCAAGTGCTGCGGCGTGGCGATCAGAACGGCGTCGATC
The window above is part of the Paludisphaera rhizosphaerae genome. Proteins encoded here:
- a CDS encoding Gfo/Idh/MocA family protein: MSSRRGFLGTVMAGAALAGGASAAVGAAGKGRIIGANDRIRFGLIGAGSRGKEILKPAVDSPNVECVALADVYSGRFPDAQKIAPGAKTYQDYRKLLEDPSIDAVLIATPQHLHARHFVDAIAAGKDVYQEKTMAFDADHARRMRNALDGSGRVVQVGLQWNSSGGVQKVREHVKSGELGTISMLETHHFRQTPYGGWTREIPTGFDRSQVDWEAFQGDAKRVPFDADRYFNWRFYWDYSGGNVFENMVHIAAFWFASLDLSIPQSVTSLGGNYQSPKMSPPDAFTVTMKHPENLLFSFTSMFNNGFYGEGRNTLFGSKGTLVHTLADNMTVVPAKGKLDETALAGKVHNPTDVHMRNFFDCVRTRSEPTSPFELGFRTAVACRMAVEAYRRGTTVHWDPATETII